The following are encoded together in the Streptomyces flavofungini genome:
- a CDS encoding lysophospholipid acyltransferase family protein codes for MRRHARRGEAGREVSQVPGERGPASARADSTGRGAPSERGADVGRRIGVGLMYGLWKPRVLGAWRVPAAGPVILAVNHSHNVDGPMVMGVAPRPTHFLIKKEAFVGPLGPFLRGIGQLQVDRSTADRTAITDALAVLDQGGVLGIFPEGTRGDGDFASLRAGLAYFAVRSGAPIVPVAVLGSTERRGRLIKQLPPLRGRVDVVFGDPFQAGDGSGRRTRTALDEATVRIQGQLTAHLENARRLTGR; via the coding sequence GTGCGTCGTCACGCTCGTCGAGGAGAAGCGGGCCGGGAAGTGAGCCAGGTTCCCGGCGAGCGCGGGCCCGCGTCGGCGCGCGCGGACTCCACCGGGCGCGGCGCCCCCTCCGAGCGCGGCGCCGACGTCGGCCGCCGCATCGGCGTGGGCCTCATGTACGGCCTGTGGAAGCCCCGTGTCCTGGGTGCCTGGCGGGTCCCCGCGGCCGGCCCGGTGATCCTCGCCGTGAACCACTCGCACAACGTCGACGGCCCCATGGTCATGGGCGTGGCGCCCCGGCCTACGCACTTCCTGATCAAGAAGGAAGCGTTCGTCGGGCCGCTCGGCCCGTTCCTGCGGGGCATCGGCCAGCTCCAGGTCGACCGCTCCACGGCCGACCGCACGGCCATTACGGACGCGCTCGCGGTCCTGGACCAGGGCGGGGTCCTCGGGATCTTCCCGGAGGGCACCCGGGGCGACGGCGACTTCGCCTCGCTGCGCGCGGGCCTCGCGTACTTCGCGGTGCGCTCGGGGGCGCCGATCGTGCCCGTCGCCGTCCTCGGCAGCACGGAGCGGCGCGGACGCCTGATAAAGCAGCTGCCGCCGCTGCGCGGCCGCGTGGACGTCGTCTTCGGCGACCCGTTCCAGGCGGGTGACGGCAGCGGGCGGCGTACGCGCACGGCGCTGGACGAGGCGACCGTGCGCATCCAGGGGCAGCTCACCGCGCACCTGGAGAACGCCAGGCGCCTCACCGGGCGCTGA
- a CDS encoding prephenate dehydrogenase, translating to MRSALVIGTGLIGTSAAQALARRGVTVHLADHDPEQARTAAALGAGTSEPPTGPVDLCVVAVPPAHVAATLAEEMRRGSARGYLDVASVKGGPRRDLESLGLDLTPYIGTHPMSGRERSGPLAASADLFEGRPWVLTPTRDTDTEVLNLALELVALCRAVPVVMDADAHDRAVALVSHMPHLVASMVAARLENAEESAVRLCGQGIRDVTRIAASDPRMWIDILSANPGPVADLLAEVASDLDEAVTALRSLQSADETKRQDGATGVEGVLRRGNAGQARVPGKHGSAPAVYEIVAVLIDDQPGQLARIFADAERAGVNVEDVRIEHATGQQAGLVQLMVEPQAAPGLAAGLRERGWSLRQ from the coding sequence GTGAGAAGCGCCCTCGTCATCGGCACCGGCCTCATCGGCACCTCCGCCGCCCAGGCCCTGGCCCGCCGCGGCGTCACCGTCCACCTCGCCGACCACGACCCGGAGCAGGCGCGCACCGCGGCCGCGCTCGGGGCGGGCACCAGCGAGCCGCCGACCGGACCCGTCGACCTGTGCGTGGTCGCCGTGCCGCCCGCGCACGTCGCCGCCACCCTCGCCGAGGAGATGCGGCGCGGGTCCGCGCGCGGCTACCTCGACGTGGCCAGCGTCAAGGGCGGGCCGCGCCGCGACCTGGAGTCCCTCGGCCTCGACCTCACGCCGTACATCGGCACGCACCCGATGTCCGGCCGGGAGCGCAGCGGGCCCCTCGCGGCCTCCGCGGACCTCTTCGAGGGCAGGCCGTGGGTCCTGACCCCGACGCGGGACACCGACACCGAGGTCCTGAACCTGGCCCTGGAGCTGGTCGCGCTGTGCCGTGCCGTGCCCGTCGTCATGGACGCCGACGCCCACGACCGGGCGGTCGCGCTCGTCTCGCACATGCCGCACCTCGTCGCCAGCATGGTCGCCGCCCGCCTGGAGAACGCCGAGGAGTCGGCGGTACGCCTCTGCGGCCAGGGCATCCGTGACGTCACCCGCATCGCGGCGTCCGACCCGCGGATGTGGATCGACATCCTGTCCGCGAACCCCGGCCCGGTGGCCGACCTGCTCGCGGAGGTCGCCTCCGACCTCGACGAGGCCGTGACCGCGCTGCGGAGCCTGCAGTCCGCCGACGAGACCAAGCGGCAGGACGGCGCCACCGGCGTCGAGGGCGTGCTGCGGCGCGGCAACGCGGGCCAGGCCCGCGTCCCCGGGAAGCACGGCTCCGCCCCCGCCGTGTACGAGATCGTGGCCGTCCTCATCGACGACCAGCCGGGCCAGCTCGCCCGGATCTTCGCCGACGCGGAGCGGGCCGGGGTCAACGTCGAGGACGTCCGCATCGAGCACGCCACCGGCCAGCAGGCGGGCCTCGTCCAGCTCATGGTCGAGCCGCAGGCGGCGCCGGGGCTCGCGGCGGGGCTGCGGGAGCGCGGCTGGTCGCTGCGGCAGTGA
- a CDS encoding transglycosylase family protein, giving the protein MSVRPQYIRRTAVLGGAALLAPLALLAASGQAAADSGVWDRIARCESGGNWQINTGNGYSGGLQFSAGTWRAYGGTAYAPTAAQASKAQQIAVATKVQRAQGWGAWPSCSARAGAHGSAPGGTAPSAPKPAAPRSTAPKAAPEQPAPTYRAPARSDRGTAHRAPGGSGNYTVRSGDTLSRIAAAHGTSWQRIFAANQGVIGGDPNVIVPGQRLVV; this is encoded by the coding sequence ATGTCCGTTCGTCCCCAGTACATTCGCAGGACGGCAGTGCTCGGCGGGGCCGCGCTCCTCGCGCCCCTCGCACTGCTCGCCGCGAGCGGCCAGGCCGCCGCGGACAGCGGAGTGTGGGACCGGATCGCCCGCTGCGAGAGCGGTGGGAACTGGCAGATCAACACAGGTAACGGCTACTCCGGAGGGCTCCAGTTCTCCGCCGGGACCTGGCGGGCGTACGGCGGCACGGCGTACGCGCCGACGGCCGCGCAGGCGTCCAAGGCACAGCAGATAGCCGTCGCGACGAAGGTCCAGCGCGCCCAGGGCTGGGGGGCCTGGCCGTCCTGCTCGGCGCGCGCCGGCGCCCACGGCTCCGCCCCCGGCGGGACCGCGCCTTCCGCACCGAAGCCCGCGGCGCCCAGGTCCACCGCGCCGAAGGCGGCACCGGAGCAGCCCGCTCCGACGTACCGCGCCCCCGCCCGCAGCGACCGGGGCACCGCCCACCGCGCGCCCGGCGGCTCGGGCAACTACACCGTGCGGTCCGGTGACACGCTCAGCCGCATCGCGGCGGCGCACGGCACGAGCTGGCAGCGGATCTTCGCGGCCAACCAGGGGGTCATCGGCGGCGATCCGAACGTGATCGTGCCGGGGCAGCGGCTCGTGGTCTGA
- the der gene encoding ribosome biogenesis GTPase Der — MNDQIQPEGEGSAQHAEHDHGALGDAEYAAFMELAAEEGFDVEDVEGAIEEAGHGPLPVLAVVGRPNVGKSTLVNRIIGRREAVVEDKPGVTRDRVTYEAEWAGRRFKVVDTGGWEQDVLGIDASVAAQAEYAIEAADAVVFVVDASVGATDTDEAVVRLLRKAGKPVVLCANKVDGPSAEADAAMLWSLGLGEPHPVSALHGRGTGDMLDAVLEALPEAPAQSFGTAIGGPRRIALIGRPNVGKSSLLNKVANEERVVVNELAGTTRDPVDELIELGGVTWKFVDTAGIRKRVHLQQGADYYASLRTAAAVEKAEVAVILIDASESISVQDQRIVTMAVEAGRAVVLAYNKWDTLDEERRYYLEREIETELAQVAWAPRVNVSARTGRHMEKLVPAIETALEGWETRVPTGRLNAFLGELIAAHPHPVRGGKQPRILFGTQAGTKPPRFVLFASGFIEHGYRRFVERRLREEFGFEGTPIHISVRVREKRGQKTQKKK, encoded by the coding sequence ATGAACGACCAGATCCAGCCCGAGGGCGAGGGCTCGGCCCAGCACGCCGAGCACGACCACGGTGCGCTTGGCGACGCCGAGTATGCAGCGTTCATGGAGCTCGCCGCCGAAGAGGGCTTCGACGTCGAGGACGTCGAGGGCGCCATCGAGGAGGCCGGCCACGGCCCGCTTCCGGTGCTCGCCGTCGTCGGCCGCCCCAACGTCGGCAAGTCGACACTCGTGAACCGCATCATCGGCCGCCGCGAGGCCGTCGTCGAGGACAAGCCGGGCGTCACCCGCGACCGCGTCACCTACGAGGCCGAGTGGGCGGGCCGCCGCTTCAAGGTCGTCGACACCGGCGGCTGGGAGCAGGACGTCCTCGGCATCGACGCGTCCGTGGCCGCCCAGGCGGAGTACGCGATCGAGGCGGCCGACGCCGTCGTCTTCGTCGTGGACGCCTCGGTCGGCGCGACGGACACCGACGAGGCCGTCGTGCGCCTCCTGCGCAAGGCGGGCAAGCCCGTCGTGCTGTGCGCCAACAAGGTCGACGGCCCCTCCGCGGAGGCGGACGCGGCGATGCTGTGGTCGCTCGGCCTCGGCGAGCCGCACCCGGTCTCCGCGCTGCACGGCCGCGGCACCGGCGACATGCTCGACGCCGTCCTCGAAGCGCTGCCGGAGGCGCCCGCGCAGTCCTTCGGCACGGCCATCGGCGGCCCCCGCCGCATCGCGCTCATCGGCCGCCCGAACGTCGGCAAGTCCTCGCTCCTGAACAAGGTCGCGAACGAGGAGCGCGTCGTCGTCAACGAACTGGCGGGCACCACCCGCGACCCGGTCGACGAGCTCATCGAACTCGGCGGCGTCACCTGGAAGTTCGTCGACACCGCCGGTATCCGCAAGCGGGTGCACCTCCAGCAGGGCGCCGACTACTACGCCTCGCTGCGCACCGCCGCCGCCGTCGAGAAGGCCGAGGTCGCCGTCATCCTGATCGACGCCAGCGAGTCGATCAGCGTGCAGGACCAGCGCATCGTCACCATGGCTGTGGAGGCGGGCCGCGCCGTCGTCCTCGCGTACAACAAGTGGGACACCCTCGACGAGGAGCGCCGCTACTACCTGGAGCGGGAGATCGAGACGGAGCTCGCGCAGGTCGCCTGGGCGCCGCGTGTGAACGTCTCGGCGCGCACGGGCCGCCACATGGAGAAGCTGGTCCCGGCGATCGAGACGGCTCTGGAGGGCTGGGAGACGCGCGTGCCGACGGGGCGTCTGAACGCCTTCCTCGGCGAGCTGATCGCCGCCCACCCGCACCCGGTCCGCGGCGGCAAGCAGCCGCGCATCCTGTTCGGCACCCAGGCGGGCACGAAGCCGCCGCGGTTCGTGCTCTTCGCGTCGGGCTTCATCGAGCACGGCTACCGCCGCTTCGTGGAGCGCAGGCTCCGCGAGGAGTTCGGCTTCGAGGGCACGCCGATCCACATCTCGGTGCGGGTGCGCGAGAAGCGCGGCCAGAAGACCCAGAAGAAGAAGTAG
- a CDS encoding transglycosylase family protein, with protein sequence MTLLVTAALSLLAPSATASPPPPLPGAEASRYAYVCSRAEGPWACLAHCESSGRWDANTGNNYYGGLQFYQPTWVEHGGLAYAPRADLATREQQIRIAQKVLRNQGWKAWPVCSKRVKAAGLDRYALLPVRITHVVERGDTLSSIARRHHLKGGWKSLYKANRKTVGPHPDRLTPGTVLVVPDK encoded by the coding sequence GTGACTCTGCTCGTCACGGCGGCCCTGTCGCTCCTGGCCCCGTCGGCGACCGCGTCGCCCCCGCCGCCGCTGCCGGGCGCCGAGGCCTCTCGGTACGCCTACGTCTGCTCCCGCGCCGAGGGGCCCTGGGCGTGCCTCGCCCACTGCGAGAGCAGCGGCCGCTGGGACGCCAACACCGGGAACAACTACTACGGCGGCCTGCAGTTCTACCAGCCCACGTGGGTGGAGCACGGCGGCCTCGCCTACGCCCCCCGCGCCGACCTCGCCACCCGCGAGCAGCAGATCAGGATCGCCCAGAAGGTGCTGCGCAACCAGGGTTGGAAGGCGTGGCCGGTCTGCTCCAAGAGGGTCAAGGCGGCGGGCCTTGACCGCTACGCGCTGCTGCCGGTGCGGATCACGCACGTGGTCGAGCGTGGCGACACGCTGAGCTCCATCGCCCGGCGCCATCACCTCAAGGGCGGCTGGAAGTCCCTCTACAAGGCCAACCGCAAGACGGTGGGGCCGCACCCGGACCGGCTCACTCCCGGGACGGTGCTCGTCGTCCCGGACAAGTGA
- a CDS encoding ATP-binding cassette domain-containing protein, producing the protein MNRTLELRAARVRYGPLEALHGVTLSAPSPGLTVLLGRNGSGRSTALRALAGTVPVSGGTVVWDGADITRLPAHERARRGLCLVPDRRAVFGSLTVGENLELAHARGDITAALAAYPELRPLLARRAGTLSGGEQRMLAVSRALLSDGRAVLVDEPTQGMAPAVASRTYDLLMGLDAGVVVAEQRLPPGLRGRAGRAVVVYELRRGEVVFAGEAAEVPLE; encoded by the coding sequence GTGAACCGCACCCTGGAACTCCGCGCCGCCCGCGTGCGCTACGGCCCCCTGGAAGCCCTGCACGGCGTGACCCTCAGCGCCCCCTCCCCCGGCCTGACGGTCCTCCTCGGCCGCAACGGCTCCGGCCGTAGCACCGCGCTGCGCGCCCTGGCCGGAACGGTCCCGGTGTCCGGGGGCACCGTCGTCTGGGACGGCGCGGACATCACCCGGCTGCCCGCCCACGAACGCGCCCGCCGCGGCCTGTGCCTCGTGCCGGACCGGAGGGCCGTCTTCGGCTCGCTCACCGTCGGCGAGAACCTGGAGCTGGCGCACGCCCGCGGCGACATCACCGCCGCCCTGGCCGCGTACCCGGAGCTGCGCCCCCTGCTCGCCCGCCGCGCGGGCACCCTGTCCGGCGGCGAACAGCGCATGCTGGCCGTCTCCCGGGCACTGCTCTCGGACGGGCGCGCGGTCCTCGTCGACGAACCCACCCAGGGCATGGCACCGGCCGTCGCCTCCCGTACGTACGACCTGCTCATGGGCCTGGACGCGGGTGTTGTCGTCGCCGAGCAGCGGCTTCCGCCCGGCCTGCGCGGGCGCGCGGGCCGGGCGGTGGTGGTGTACGAACTGCGCCGCGGCGAGGTCGTGTTCGCCGGGGAGGCCGCGGAGGTGCCGCTGGAGTGA
- the cmk gene encoding (d)CMP kinase — MESVEKTAAAGPAPVIVAIDGPSGTGKSSTSKAVAAQLGLSYLDTGAQYRAITWWMVANGIDLADPSAIAAAAGKAEIVSGTDPSAPTITVDGTDVAGPIRTPEVTSKVSAVSAVPEVRTRITELQRSIAAAAELGIVVEGRDIGTTVLPDADLKIFLTASPEARAARRSGELKGADVASTREALIKRDAADSSRKTSPLAKADDAVEVDTTELTLQQVIECVVTLVEEKRAGK, encoded by the coding sequence GTGGAATCCGTGGAAAAGACCGCCGCCGCAGGCCCGGCCCCCGTGATCGTCGCCATCGACGGGCCCTCCGGCACGGGGAAGTCCAGCACGTCCAAGGCCGTCGCGGCCCAGCTCGGCCTGAGCTATCTGGACACCGGCGCCCAGTACCGGGCGATCACGTGGTGGATGGTGGCCAACGGCATCGACCTCGCGGACCCGTCCGCCATCGCCGCCGCGGCCGGCAAGGCGGAGATCGTCTCGGGCACCGACCCGTCCGCCCCCACCATCACCGTCGACGGCACGGACGTCGCGGGCCCGATCCGCACCCCCGAGGTCACCTCCAAGGTGAGCGCGGTCAGCGCCGTGCCCGAGGTGCGCACCCGGATCACCGAGCTGCAGCGCTCCATCGCCGCCGCGGCCGAGCTCGGCATCGTCGTCGAGGGCAGGGACATCGGCACCACGGTGCTGCCCGACGCCGACCTCAAGATCTTCCTGACGGCCTCGCCCGAGGCCCGCGCCGCCCGCCGCTCCGGTGAGCTGAAGGGCGCCGACGTCGCCTCCACCCGCGAGGCCCTCATCAAGCGTGACGCCGCCGATTCGAGCCGCAAGACGTCCCCGCTGGCCAAGGCCGACGACGCCGTCGAGGTCGACACCACCGAGCTGACCCTCCAGCAGGTCATCGAGTGCGTCGTCACGCTCGTCGAGGAGAAGCGGGCCGGGAAGTGA
- a CDS encoding ABC transporter permease subunit — MASLSYDLTLAGLSVGSAAALTGIGLIVTHRATGVLNFAHGAIAMVCAYLLRQLTVEWDWPLWLAAAVTLLVVAPAIGLILERVVFRPLAVLGGDPAQTLVASIGVFVLLVGGAALIWGQGARADVPTLVSADPWGQLAAAVVLALAVWALTRFTRFGGELRAVVDDRRLAVLAGIDADRVAAAGWAFGSFTAGLTGVLLAPYVRLDPYGMPLLVMEVVAVAVAARMRNLPVAVVVALGIGVAQSQLTRLHPSGWGEPLLQAVGANLFVVALLIAALVLPGVGTGDALPRTATARLPTPPGAWIVAVVLFLLPLGFAGPDLTTSVQVPALGVILLSLVVVTGRGGQISLGQAAYAGLGALFTALLAAGRFPGLPELPTLAALAVAVLLVAPLGLLTGWPAISRHGLALALATFAVGVGVSRFVFAQPYATSGLSLGRPAGFDGDRAYYLLELALLGSALLLVAALRRGRTGRALAAMRDHEAGAAAAGVPVRTLKLGAFVTGAALAALGGGMLGMGFRAFDPAAYDPVRGLLWFAAVVVLGADSLLGALLAAALLVGLDAGARGGVAAAVVGVLAILIGRFPGGPYEALRTTTRRLRRLPHLTPTGLRARTALTRTSPNAAADCRAVGSRAAGRWGSPLAERSRELGGGWAQSQAEGEGTPALTRASGSPGADPGTDPDTDTDPGTGTDTRTGTGTSTSTSTSTSTSQPPVPGAKGDHAPRPPGRTSGTRSRGAGAPPPRPPTLKAHGLSLSYDGFTALRDISLDVPPGRVTAVIGPNGAGKSSLFHCLAGTVRPDAGRVTFADRDITRLPAHARTRAGVARTFQQLAVFPTLTVAENVRVGAEQGRLRDPGAPDRALRLFELTPVRDHPAADLPTGTLRRVELARALAGDPHVLLLDEPAAGLDTAEVTALTRILRALAADGTALLVVEHDLDLVAGLADRVYVLTAGRVVASGPAGKVLAPRRTPDGGPP, encoded by the coding sequence GTGGCCTCCCTGAGCTACGACCTCACGCTGGCCGGGCTCTCCGTCGGCAGCGCCGCCGCCCTCACCGGCATCGGCCTGATCGTCACCCACCGCGCGACGGGCGTGCTCAACTTCGCGCACGGCGCCATCGCGATGGTCTGCGCGTATCTGCTGCGCCAGCTCACCGTCGAGTGGGACTGGCCGCTGTGGCTCGCCGCGGCGGTCACCCTGCTCGTGGTGGCGCCCGCGATCGGCCTGATCCTCGAACGCGTGGTCTTCCGGCCGCTCGCCGTCCTCGGCGGCGACCCGGCGCAGACGCTGGTCGCCTCGATCGGGGTGTTCGTGCTCCTGGTCGGCGGGGCCGCGCTGATCTGGGGGCAGGGCGCCCGCGCGGACGTGCCGACGCTCGTCTCGGCGGACCCCTGGGGGCAGTTGGCGGCCGCCGTGGTCCTCGCGCTCGCCGTGTGGGCCCTCACGCGCTTCACCCGCTTCGGCGGGGAGCTGCGCGCGGTGGTCGACGACCGGCGGCTCGCGGTCCTCGCCGGGATCGACGCGGACCGGGTCGCGGCGGCGGGCTGGGCGTTCGGCTCGTTCACCGCGGGCCTGACCGGCGTGCTGCTCGCCCCCTACGTACGTCTCGACCCGTACGGCATGCCGCTGCTCGTGATGGAGGTCGTGGCCGTCGCCGTGGCCGCCCGGATGCGGAACCTGCCGGTGGCGGTCGTCGTGGCGCTCGGCATCGGTGTGGCCCAGAGCCAGCTGACCCGGCTGCACCCGTCCGGCTGGGGCGAGCCGCTGCTCCAGGCCGTCGGCGCGAACCTGTTCGTGGTGGCGCTCCTGATCGCCGCGCTCGTCCTTCCGGGCGTCGGCACCGGGGACGCGCTGCCGCGCACCGCCACCGCCCGCCTCCCCACGCCGCCCGGCGCGTGGATAGTGGCCGTCGTCCTCTTCCTCCTGCCCCTCGGCTTCGCGGGCCCGGACCTCACCACGTCCGTGCAGGTGCCCGCGCTCGGCGTCATCCTGCTGTCCCTGGTGGTGGTCACGGGACGCGGCGGGCAGATCTCCCTCGGGCAGGCGGCGTACGCGGGTCTTGGCGCCCTGTTCACGGCGCTGCTCGCGGCGGGCCGGTTCCCGGGCCTGCCGGAGCTGCCGACGCTGGCCGCGCTGGCGGTCGCCGTGCTGCTCGTCGCGCCCCTCGGCCTGCTCACGGGCTGGCCCGCGATCAGCCGCCACGGCCTGGCGCTCGCCCTCGCCACCTTCGCGGTCGGCGTCGGGGTCAGCCGCTTCGTCTTCGCGCAGCCGTACGCCACGTCCGGCCTGAGCCTCGGCCGCCCCGCGGGCTTCGACGGCGACCGGGCCTACTACCTCCTCGAACTCGCCCTGCTCGGGAGCGCGCTGCTCCTCGTGGCGGCCCTGCGGCGGGGCCGCACGGGGCGGGCGCTCGCGGCGATGCGGGACCACGAGGCGGGTGCGGCGGCGGCCGGAGTGCCCGTGCGGACGCTGAAGCTCGGCGCGTTCGTGACGGGCGCGGCGCTCGCGGCGCTCGGTGGCGGCATGCTCGGCATGGGCTTCCGGGCCTTCGACCCCGCCGCGTACGACCCCGTGCGGGGACTGCTGTGGTTCGCGGCCGTGGTCGTCCTCGGCGCGGACAGCCTGCTCGGCGCGCTGCTCGCGGCGGCACTCCTCGTCGGCCTCGACGCGGGCGCGCGGGGCGGGGTCGCGGCGGCGGTCGTCGGCGTCCTCGCCATCCTGATCGGCCGCTTCCCCGGCGGCCCCTACGAAGCCCTCCGCACCACAACCCGCCGCCTGCGCCGCCTCCCCCACCTCACCCCCACCGGCCTCCGGGCCCGCACAGCCCTGACCCGCACCTCACCGAACGCCGCAGCCGACTGCCGCGCCGTGGGCAGTCGTGCCGCAGGGCGATGGGGGTCCCCCCTGGCTGAGCGGAGCCGAGAGCTCGGGGGCGGGTGGGCGCAGTCCCAGGCCGAGGGCGAAGGCACCCCGGCCCTCACCCGGGCCAGCGGCAGCCCCGGCGCCGACCCCGGCACTGACCCCGACACCGACACCGACCCCGGCACAGGCACTGACACCAGAACCGGCACCGGCACCAGCACCAGCACCAGCACCAGCACCAGCACCAGCCAGCCTCCGGTCCCCGGCGCGAAGGGCGACCATGCTCCCCGCCCACCGGGGCGCACCTCCGGGACCCGCTCCCGGGGAGCCGGGGCGCCCCCACCCCGGCCCCCCACACTCAAGGCCCACGGCCTGTCCCTCTCGTACGACGGATTCACCGCCCTCCGAGACATCTCCCTGGACGTCCCGCCGGGCCGGGTCACCGCCGTGATCGGACCCAACGGCGCCGGAAAGAGCAGCCTGTTCCACTGTCTGGCCGGAACGGTGCGGCCGGACGCGGGCCGCGTCACGTTCGCGGACCGGGACATCACCCGCCTCCCGGCCCACGCCCGCACCCGCGCCGGCGTCGCCCGCACCTTCCAGCAACTCGCCGTCTTCCCCACCCTGACCGTCGCCGAAAACGTACGGGTGGGCGCGGAACAGGGCCGCCTGCGCGACCCCGGGGCCCCGGACCGGGCGCTCCGCCTGTTCGAGCTGACCCCCGTCCGCGACCACCCCGCCGCGGACCTGCCCACCGGCACCCTGCGCCGCGTCGAACTGGCCCGCGCCCTCGCGGGCGACCCGCACGTCCTGCTCCTGGACGAGCCCGCCGCGGGCCTGGACACCGCCGAGGTGACCGCCCTGACCCGGATCCTGCGGGCGCTCGCCGCGGACGGCACCGCCCTCCTTGTGGTCGAGCACGACCTGGACCTGGTCGCGGGCCTGGCCGACCGCGTGTACGTCCTGACGGCGGGCCGCGTCGTCGCCTCGGGCCCCGCGGGCAAGGTCCTCGCCCCCCGCCGCACCCCCGATGGCGGCCCACCGTGA
- the aroH gene encoding chorismate mutase, giving the protein MAVRAVRGAVQLERDAADHMSERVGALLAAVLERNGLTADDLISIWFTATPDLHSDFPAAAARELGLADVPLICAQELDIDGAMPRVVRILAHVESDRPRSEVAHVYLGAAAALRKDIAQ; this is encoded by the coding sequence GTGGCGGTACGAGCGGTGCGGGGCGCCGTCCAACTGGAGCGGGACGCGGCCGACCACATGAGTGAGCGGGTCGGAGCGCTGCTCGCCGCCGTGCTCGAGCGGAACGGCCTCACCGCCGACGACCTGATCTCCATCTGGTTCACGGCCACCCCCGACCTGCACAGCGACTTCCCGGCCGCCGCGGCCCGCGAGCTCGGCCTCGCCGACGTACCGCTGATCTGCGCCCAGGAACTCGACATCGACGGAGCCATGCCGCGCGTCGTGCGGATACTCGCCCACGTCGAGTCCGACCGGCCGCGGTCCGAGGTCGCGCACGTCTACCTCGGCGCCGCCGCCGCACTCCGCAAGGACATCGCCCAGTGA
- a CDS encoding ABC transporter substrate-binding protein, producing MNSRRAGPAQAPRGRRARRRLRSGVLALCATAALLAAAACGSRLPESDFEERPPAPRGTQEGPPVRVGIITSATSPVGGSAFTGPRDGAEAYFERLNDRGGVGGRKVEVHTCDDGGSGVGNNACVHKLLDEKKVVALVATTSLDYAGAPRVSKAAVPDIGGQPIGSAYDTYPHLYGIYGSISPRTGKPGWDGKLVGGTEVYRYFKREHGARTAAVVSYNQAASAAYARLVKRGLETEGYDVVTEQVDFALPNFRAVAADLEDRGVDLVFDAMDTHGNAQLCKAMDDADADITAKVTNVQNWSSTVADDYKDAPRCRNALWATGASRNHEDTDHPAVREFRDATKGAKTRSQWQLEGWAAAMWFTDAAKSCLASAGDVTRACVDRFMSRGEPYDADGLLLPVTYERRSEPPRTRETCVSVARWNDDEGWVTQGDMNRTCFDVPQLSYQP from the coding sequence TTGAACAGCCGCCGGGCAGGGCCCGCCCAGGCTCCGCGGGGTCGTCGTGCCCGGCGGCGCCTGCGCTCCGGCGTCCTCGCCCTGTGCGCGACCGCCGCGCTCCTGGCCGCCGCGGCCTGCGGCAGCCGCCTCCCGGAGAGCGACTTCGAGGAGCGCCCGCCCGCGCCGCGCGGCACCCAGGAGGGGCCACCGGTGCGGGTCGGCATCATCACCAGCGCCACGAGCCCGGTCGGCGGCTCCGCCTTCACCGGGCCCCGCGACGGCGCCGAGGCGTACTTCGAGCGCCTCAACGACCGCGGTGGCGTCGGTGGCCGGAAGGTCGAGGTGCACACCTGCGACGACGGCGGCAGCGGCGTCGGGAACAACGCGTGCGTGCACAAGCTGCTCGACGAGAAGAAGGTCGTCGCTCTCGTCGCCACCACCTCCCTCGACTACGCGGGCGCCCCGCGCGTGTCCAAGGCGGCCGTGCCCGACATCGGCGGCCAGCCCATCGGCTCCGCCTACGACACCTACCCGCACCTCTACGGCATCTACGGCAGCATCTCCCCGCGCACCGGCAAGCCGGGCTGGGACGGCAAGCTGGTCGGCGGCACCGAGGTCTACCGCTACTTCAAGCGCGAGCACGGCGCCCGCACCGCCGCCGTCGTCTCCTACAACCAGGCCGCGTCGGCCGCGTACGCCCGCCTCGTGAAGCGGGGCCTCGAGACCGAGGGCTACGACGTCGTCACCGAGCAGGTCGACTTCGCGCTGCCCAACTTCCGTGCCGTCGCCGCCGACCTCGAGGACCGCGGCGTCGACCTCGTCTTCGACGCGATGGACACCCACGGCAACGCGCAGCTGTGCAAGGCCATGGACGACGCCGACGCGGACATCACCGCGAAGGTGACCAACGTCCAGAACTGGTCATCCACCGTGGCCGACGACTACAAGGACGCGCCGCGCTGCCGCAACGCCCTCTGGGCCACCGGTGCGAGCCGCAACCACGAGGACACGGACCACCCGGCGGTGCGGGAGTTCCGCGACGCCACGAAGGGCGCGAAGACGCGCTCCCAGTGGCAGTTGGAGGGCTGGGCGGCCGCGATGTGGTTCACGGACGCGGCGAAGTCCTGCCTGGCGTCCGCGGGCGACGTCACGCGGGCCTGCGTCGACCGCTTCATGAGTCGTGGGGAACCGTACGACGCGGACGGCCTGCTGCTGCCCGTGACGTACGAACGGCGGTCCGAGCCACCGAGGACACGGGAGACCTGCGTGTCCGTCGCCCGCTGGAACGACGATGAGGGCTGGGTCACACAGGGCGACATGAACCGTACCTGCTTCGACGTACCGCAGCTCTCCTACCAGCCCTGA